In Longimicrobium sp., the genomic window AAGCGGCGCTCCGGCGCAACCTGCGCCGCGTCAAGGACGCGGCCGGGCCGGGCGCGTCCGTGGTCCCCATGCTCAAGGCCAATGCCTACGGGCTGGGCGTGGAGGCGGTGCTGCAGATGGTCCGCGCGGAACTGTCCGCGGATGAGCTGTGGGCCGTCGGCATCGCCGCGGTGCAGGAGGGGGAGCAGCTGCGCGCCCTGGGATGGACCGGGCGCGTCGTCGTGTTTGCCCCCGCGCCCCCCGGCGAGTTCGACCGGGCCGCGGACGCGGACCTTACCCTGGCCCTTTCGGACCTGGACGGCGTGCGACGCTGGGCCCAGGCGGCCCGCGAGAGGGGACGCCGCCTGGCGTTCCACGCGGAGATCGACACGGGGATGGGTCGCGCCGGCTTTCCGTTCGCGCAGGCCGCTGAATGGGGGCGCGAGGTGGATGCGCTCGCGGCGGACCTTTTGGAGTGGGAAGGGTGTTTCACGCACTTCCATTCCGCGGACGAGCCGGACCTGGGCCCCACGGACGCGCAGGAGCAGCGCTTTCTGCAGGCACTGGACGAACTGCCGCCCCCGCGCGACGGCGTGGAGCGAAGGACGATCCACAGCGCCAACAGCGCCGCGGCCCTGCGCAGGAACGGCTTTGGGCTGGACCTGGTTCGCCCGGGGATCTTTCTCTACGGCGGATCGGCGGGGCCGGGGGCCATGCCGGAAGCGGTGGCCGCGCTGCGGGCCCGCATCGCCGTCGTCCGCGACGTGCCGGCGGGATGGAGCTGCGGATACGGCGCGACCTACACGTCGCGCCGGCCGGAGCGGTGGGGCACGCTGGCCATCGGCTACGGCGACGGGCTGCCGCGGGCGCTGGGCTCTACCGGGGGCGAGGCGCTGGTGCACGGGCGCCGCGTTCCCATCCTGGGCCGCATCTCCATGGACATGACCGTCGTGGACCTGACGGACGTCCCGGATGCGGGGGCGGGCGACGTCGCGACCCTCTTTGGCCGGGACGGCGGGGAGGAGATCGGGGTGGACGAGGTGGCCGCGAAGGCCGGCACCATCTCGTACGAGGTCCTCACCGGGCTGGGCGCGCGGCTGCCGCGCGTGTACGTGGACGGAACGCGGAGCCCCGGCCGCGCGTAACAGGCACACCCGCGGCGGCTACGGCCGGACGTCCGGCCCCGGCCGCCGTGGTTTTTTGCGGACGCGAAATCCCTTCTGCGCCCGCCACCAGCACGACCCGTGATCTCTCTGCATCGGATGCAACGCCGTATTCTCTTTTCCGGCCTGCTCGCCGCGCTGGCGCTGTCGGCGGCCGCCTGCACGGACGACACGCCCACGTTCACGGGCGAAGACAACTTTCCGCCGGGGGCCACTCCCGTCACGCGCGAGGTGATCTTTCCCGCGTCGGAGTTCTTCCGCGTCCTGGGGACCTACGCCGGCTACACCCGCGCGTCGGACCTGTCGGCCGTGGTGGTGGCCAACCAGTTCGACGAGGGGCTCAATGCCCACGCCCTGGCCCGATTCGGCCCCTTTCCCACGGAGGTGACCTACCGCCGCGACGGGGTGGAGAAGCGCGACCGCGCGTTCAACTACACCACGAGCACGCTCCTGCTGCGGGTAGACACGGCGGCCAGCACGCCGGGCCCGGTGACCGTGCAGGTGTGGCGGGCGGCCCAGGAGTGGGAGCGCACGAGCGCCACGTGGACCACGGCCGTGGACACGGGCGCCGTGGAGCGGGCGTGGACGGAGCCGGGCGGCACCCGCGGGGCGCTGCTGGCCGAGGGCACCTTCGCGGGCGACTCGGCCGCGGGCGACACGCTGGTGCTGGCCCTGACCGGCGCGTCCGTCGCGTCCCTGGCCGACACCCTCACGGGCGAGGGCGTGGTGGTCACCACCAGCACGGTGGGCGGGCGGCTGGAGATCTTCGAGATGGTGCTGCGCATCGGCGTCCGGCCGGACAGCGCCCTGCCGGACACCATCCTGGTGCAGAACCTGGGCTCCGCGGCGGACCGCACCACGGTGTACACGCCGGAGCAGCCCACGGACCCGGGGGTGATCTCGGTGGGCGGCGTGCTTTCGGCGCGCACGCTCCTGGAGCTGCGGCCGGACCAGCCGGTGCCCAACTGCGCCCTGGGCGTGGTGTGCGGCACGGTGCCCCTGCGCGACGTGCTGCTGAACGAGGTGTCGCTGCTGCTGCGGCCCCTGGACGTGCCCAACGGGTTCGACCCGCTGGGACCGGTGCCCCTGTCACTGCGGCTGGTGGACGAGGTGGGGCTGGGCCGGACGGCGCCCCTGGGCGCGCGGGTGCTGGGCGACGACCTGCAGCGTACGCAGATCCACAGCTTCGTGGAGGGTGATTCGCTGGTGGTGCTGCCCATCAGCAACCTTGCCCGCAGCCTGGCGCTGGCCGACACGCTGCCGCGCACCTTCGCCCTGGTGAGCGAGCTGGTGGGCTTTACCCAGCCGCCCACGTTCGGCGTCGCACGGTTCGACGCGGAGCCCCGGCTGCGCATCATCTACACGCTTCCCGCCCGCCGCCCACTGCCATGAGCCGCTCTCGCATCGTATGCGCCGCCACCGTGGCGGCGCTCGCCCTCCTGGCCGCCCCGGCGGCACGGGCGCAGTCCGGGCTTTCGGCACGCGGGCTGGGCTACCCCCTGGAGGGGCTGGACGCCCGCGCCCGCGGGCTGGGCGGCCTGACCACGGGGCTGCCGGACCCGCACCTGTCGCTCATCAACCCGGCGTCCGTGGTGGGCATTCCCGCGGCGGGGCTGTCCGTCACCTTTCAGGGTGACATCGTCTCGTCGCAGTCCGCCGGGCGCGACGAGGACTTCTCCACCTCGCGCTTTCCCGCCATCCAGGCCGCGTTCCCCATCACGGGGCGGCTGGTGGCCACGGTGGGATACGCGGCGGTGCTGGACCAGAACTGGGCCGTGAGCCGCCTGGACAGCATCCAGCTGGGCGGCCAGAAGCGCCTGGTGACGGACGTGTTCCGCTCCGAGGGGGGCGCTGCCCGCCTGCGCCTGGGCGGCGGCTACCGGGTGCTCCCGCGGGTGGACGTGGGCGCGGGACTGGACATCTACACGGGCGCGCTGCGCGACAGCACGCTGCGCACGATCAGCGGCCTGCCCAACATCGCCCTGCAGGGCACGGACTACACGTGGCAGGGGCTGGGCTACAGCGCGGGCGCCCGCTGGCGGGGCAACGCGGTGAGCGTCTCGGCGGCCGTGACGGGCGGGGGCCAGCTCAAGGCGGAGCCGGCGGATTCCGGCGTGACGGGCGGGACCTACTCGCTCCCCGTCACGTTCGACGTGGGCGCCAGCGCGCGCGTCACGCAGCGCACGCTGGCGGCCCTGTCGGTGCGCTTTGGCCAGTGGTCGTCCATGAACGACGAGCTGCTGAGCGACGGCGGCTCCGGCGGCGGGGCGGGGTACGGCGGCGG contains:
- the alr gene encoding alanine racemase — encoded protein: MVSRSWVEVDEAALRRNLRRVKDAAGPGASVVPMLKANAYGLGVEAVLQMVRAELSADELWAVGIAAVQEGEQLRALGWTGRVVVFAPAPPGEFDRAADADLTLALSDLDGVRRWAQAARERGRRLAFHAEIDTGMGRAGFPFAQAAEWGREVDALAADLLEWEGCFTHFHSADEPDLGPTDAQEQRFLQALDELPPPRDGVERRTIHSANSAAALRRNGFGLDLVRPGIFLYGGSAGPGAMPEAVAALRARIAVVRDVPAGWSCGYGATYTSRRPERWGTLAIGYGDGLPRALGSTGGEALVHGRRVPILGRISMDMTVVDLTDVPDAGAGDVATLFGRDGGEEIGVDEVAAKAGTISYEVLTGLGARLPRVYVDGTRSPGRA